From a region of the Posidoniimonas polymericola genome:
- a CDS encoding HlyD family secretion protein: MGNLAKTTAGGRVLGDAAYSDQMFPALRLARSTRFVRRLGRMLLVTLFLLTGAMLFVPWQQSIRGAGEVIAFDPFERPQPVQAPIKGRIAERGEGVQENAYVEKGELLFRIEDQDPLYLSRLEQQVSNAEAEIKVAEERLGRARGLRDNNLRIVEVTTEELEALRSARDELVQAYDRFVNQAENKLSAERNKLIAAQAKLSQVEADFNRKNALFQEGIESQLKQQEAEQKFRDAEAYVSVARNEVENAGNGVEGKKNEREAKRQEWEAKVNKVQSQLEKARAEVAKAEIDINKTSEEINQKRSKLIDQQRKVAVQQTQEVVAPRDGYIMDLAVFDTSSIVKPGDQLCRIVPKTEQPAVQIWVAGNDAPLITPGREVRLQFEGWPAVQFSGWPSVAVGTFGGKVALVDPTDDGAGKFRIVVVPDDDLESWPDHPYLRQGVRANAWVLLDQVPLGYEVWRRMNGFPPSLKSKQDAEKPKAPKIKI; this comes from the coding sequence ATGGGCAACCTCGCAAAAACCACCGCCGGCGGCCGAGTCCTCGGAGACGCCGCCTACAGCGACCAGATGTTCCCCGCGCTCCGCCTGGCGCGTTCCACCCGGTTCGTGCGCCGCCTCGGCCGCATGCTGCTGGTGACGCTGTTCCTCCTGACCGGCGCGATGCTGTTCGTGCCGTGGCAGCAGTCGATACGCGGCGCCGGCGAAGTCATCGCCTTCGACCCCTTCGAACGGCCCCAGCCGGTGCAGGCGCCGATCAAGGGCCGTATCGCCGAGCGCGGCGAGGGAGTCCAGGAGAACGCCTACGTCGAGAAAGGCGAGCTCCTGTTCCGCATCGAGGACCAGGACCCGCTCTACCTCAGCCGGCTCGAGCAGCAGGTCAGCAACGCCGAGGCCGAGATCAAGGTGGCCGAGGAGCGGCTCGGCCGCGCCCGCGGCCTGCGCGACAACAACCTGCGGATCGTCGAGGTCACGACCGAGGAGCTCGAGGCCCTCCGCTCCGCCCGGGACGAGCTCGTGCAGGCGTACGACCGGTTTGTGAACCAAGCCGAGAACAAGCTGTCGGCCGAGCGGAACAAACTGATCGCCGCCCAGGCCAAGCTCTCGCAGGTCGAGGCCGACTTCAACCGCAAGAACGCGCTGTTCCAGGAGGGGATCGAGTCGCAGCTCAAGCAGCAGGAGGCCGAGCAGAAGTTCCGCGACGCCGAGGCCTACGTCAGCGTCGCGAGGAACGAGGTCGAGAACGCCGGCAACGGCGTGGAGGGCAAGAAAAACGAGCGAGAGGCGAAGCGGCAGGAGTGGGAGGCCAAGGTCAACAAGGTGCAGTCGCAGCTCGAGAAGGCCCGCGCGGAGGTGGCCAAGGCCGAGATCGACATCAACAAGACCTCCGAGGAGATCAACCAGAAGCGGTCCAAGCTGATCGACCAGCAGCGGAAGGTCGCCGTGCAGCAGACGCAGGAGGTGGTCGCCCCCCGTGACGGCTACATCATGGACCTGGCGGTGTTCGACACCTCGTCGATTGTGAAGCCGGGCGACCAGCTCTGCCGCATCGTGCCGAAGACCGAGCAGCCCGCCGTGCAGATCTGGGTGGCCGGCAACGACGCGCCGCTCATCACGCCGGGGCGGGAAGTACGGCTGCAGTTCGAGGGCTGGCCCGCGGTGCAGTTCTCGGGCTGGCCGTCGGTCGCGGTTGGCACGTTCGGCGGCAAGGTCGCGTTGGTCGACCCGACCGATGACGGCGCCGGCAAATTCCGCATCGTGGTCGTCCCCGACGACGATCTCGAGTCGTGGCCTGATCACCCCTACCTGCGGCAGGGCGTCCGCGCGAACGCATGGGTGCTGCTCGACCAGGTGCCGCTCGGCTACGAGGTGTGGCGGCGGATGAACGGTTTCCCGCCGTCGCTCAAGTCGAAGCAAGACGCCGAGAAGCCTAAGGCGCCTAAAATCAAAATCTAG